The DNA region catactatattttattgcaagAACCTTTTCATGTTTTCTGATATATAAAGGCTTCTTCTTCTGGAATGAAAGAACATGTTTACTTTAAAACAATGCTTAACTCaccaaacatatttttttatacgactgtagtctacagacgcctgcaacaactaAAGCTTGgtaagcgtgttgccgaccttactaCGAACCCAGGAGATCTGGAGATCACcacttactcactacaggaaaaAACTcgaaacactgcttgaaatcagtattatttagctgtgatcttctgtaagatcgaggtactttcccagtcagaCTGCTCCAAATTTggaacaagatatttcctgctgccgCAGCTAGAACTACACCTTTCCAGGTGCTCTGGCCACCTTGCTCTCCACAAGGACATTTGAGAGTAGTATTATGTAGatggttttataattaaaattaaataaaacctaaaTGAGGAAACCCAAACTGAccttttaattcattatacttacattttttcATTCGCAATAGAATAAgattttacgcttcagcctgtaatatcccactgctgggtataggcatCTTTCTGCATGTAGGAGAACCGagagagcctaatccaccactctgcttcAATGCCAGTTTtcaaatatattccctactatgagtaacgatcgctatcacgtgtacatgataacgaccaggaccgacggcttaacgtgcttttcgaggcacggtgaggagacccacaaggactaaggCATAAGGTTTTACAAAAGTTAAAAAGAAATGAAGACTTATTCCACCGAGCAGATTGTATAAGAATGTGTCAATTCGTTTTTCTTCCATTTTCCAACTTTCCCTtttcgaaattaatatttaaaattctgactgtcatttttatttattacaatgccTATAAATCAAATATCTAAATTCGTACATATACACGTAGGTACTTTACGCGTATGTACCAATCAGTACAGTACTTAATACATTCAGGTAAGAATTCTATATCTGTTATAAGGATAGCTTACTAAGGGTCAAAGCACATTAGTAGCATTGCACAGTAGCAGCAGTAGCAGGAGACCCAGTAGGAAATGTATGTAGATGTGTCTTCCATAGAATTGTCAATGTTAGTTTACTTTTTTgcggatgtatatatatagcaaTATCGGCATATTGTcgggtcaaaaaaaaaaaatgggcgCGTACatagtacacatgtcagaagtaaaacttctttggtaaactaatttttaagtcgcGTTTATATTTACACAGATCTAAAGCTTGGGCTTTGGAAGTGGGTTACTGCCCCGAtagttgttgtcgggttcttgtatatatatacaagaatatatattcaatcgttctgataactttgatatcgcgatgtaggatacgtcagttcttaGTTACGTAGTTTATATgtcgcgtgatagatgtcggcacaagttcacgccgtttttggcgcgaacttgtggaggcctatgtccagtagtggactacgataggctgaagggatgaaagctttagatttccgttccagcgccatcgataTAGAcattgccgtttcatcaaatattaaaaatttgaccCTCATGCGcccaagaagttttacttcaaaaattacagCATTATTTTTGTACTTACGACTATACATATAGTCTTGGAACATTAATGTCATTGTTGCTGAACAAAAAATCCTTGCCGtatcctaacctaacctaacctaaccaatcTTTGACCAAGGCTTGAAACGTAAAAACGCTTAATAATTCTGAATTATTTATACggttgtaattaataaatacttaactCATTGAGTTAAATGTgtcaaattattaagtaaacGCAAGTACAAgctgttacaatattttttagtctTCAAATTTTCACTACTAATAAGTTTCAGTTTCTTTTTTccttacatttattatttacttaaaattttattcgaaTTCGACAAATCAAAATGGGCACTGGTACTATTCCTGTTGTTTTTCAGTTAGACATTGTCATGTTTGTGTGTCTGGCACAGGTTTAATTCTATGAGTTGTCGTTGTATCATGACTATAAAGAATGATTACTCAATGATAATAAAATGTTGATAAACATCTTGCACTCATTGGAATGTCTTAAGGGCTTAGGATGAAATACCTGAGTAGATGTGTACAACATAACGAGGAACGTTGTGACTACTGAGCCTCCCCTTtgtctttagtaaataaaaaagaaaataaaatcatgactatattatattatgatttatagTTTTCAGGTTTTGTATCGTTGTGTATTATGTAAGCTGGTGCTTCCTTAGAACAATATGTTTAGACGAACAAACTGTCTTTTGTTCTCAATTATGTATTGACTTTCTATGGAACAATTTGTTAGTTATTAAGTTTAATGTATCACCGATATCTCTATTAgtatatcaattataaaattatgtgacAATTGATAAAGTAATTAAACGATTAATAATAGAGTACATTCTGCAAAACCGACGTATGACAGTTAAGTTATACTATAACAGTCGAGTAATAGTTTAATAGTTTGACACGTAGGTAAGTAGCATCTATGACAcgattttaatagaaatacttGGTGTTATTCACTAATATACAGTtcacttattttattacatgaaACAAGAATTTAATACTTAATCCTAATCTATACAAACcaattaaattggagtgtctatttgtaatattagaataaccgctttttactaaatgcaaatggatgatcatatcaaaaattgaccgctccagcggggttcgaacccgtgtctccgactgaccgtgtcggcgctctagccaattaagctatggaacgatgtacccgtagTAGTaacgatattcaaaaatgttaagaattcctaatgtgtgggtaacacaaaaaataaaatcgtagatattacaaAATAGCACAGTGttgtctcctgtcaaagattttcattgtaatatgaaaatttgAATAGTTAcaggtttctgtaaagagctcactatagacggcgccacggttcacttaaaccgaatataaaaatcatcatatcaaaaatttcgatctagcgggttgAATATGAACACTAATgattaaaacaaacataatgGTCGGTGGTGGAATAACGGCTTATGGTTATATTTAAGACCACTAGCAGTAGTTTTAAGTTAaacttgtaattaataattcatcTCGTTTTCGTCGATGATAAAAGTATTGTGAGAAAAATGTCATATGTCACAAGAAATTCTAAAGAATATCACTAGTAGGTGATATAGTTCCGTAAAATTGACACCATTTCCGTAAatttgactgaggtagggcacaacaggaatttcctgctcaaaatatggagcagcccgactggggtataacctcgaccttacagaagatcacagctaaataatgtgtttgtttgttgtgtctgttttcaagcagtattatgttcctgttggtgagtaaggtgaccagagctcctgggggggggattggggattgggtcggcaacgcgcttgtgatgcttctggtgttgcaggcgtctataagccacggtaacctcttaccatctggtgagccgtacgtttgtttgccaatctagtgatagaaaaaaaaatcactgcaGCTTGTCTATATATCGGTCTGTGAACTGTATAGTGTAATACTAAAGCATATGTAAGATGTACGATGTAAGTTATTTCTTTTAGGGTTAGTCAAGAAATAATGAAGATCTCTCTCGGGAAGTTCGGATTGAAGCACTGTGACTTGCCGACGATGTTTGATAATGTCAACTTCTTTTTGCGCCTCGTATCTGTCAATATTGATAAAAACTGTAATAAACGTAAGTATATAGGCGTATGAATATTCCACTTCTAGGCGTTAGCCTCTTCTTCTTGTTGATTAATAGACTGATTCAGTTTGTAAGATCCCACTGCTGTATATAAGGACTCTTCTCTATGTAAGAGAAGGGTCGAAGCTTTATCGAACATGCTGAATGCTGGTACACTGCGATTTGATGAATATAtttcctattatgagtaacgattggtATTAGGTGACTATTTTAATGATCAGGACCAAAAGCGTTACGTGCTcaccgagacacggtggggagacccactacgATGGGACCCAGACCGtaaattaaaattggtacaaataaaaatgtgcaCACTAAACAGAAATCGAATCACGATagccggtgtttaggcgcctacaccCACCATTACTCTAGTGTTgcctttttttgttttcttttatatacgAGAAAAAATTAACGCTTaaggggatcccagacaaattcggccgttttcatgtgctataaagtatacgttaaagttacgttaaaaatatcaaataaatatatgttgtaactcggattcagtttattaatgtgactgtaagataattgtataaaactctctaaataaagagaaataattgtttacctggacctcctttcgcgtacaaaaatcgtataggctttctaattttactacttacaatagtgaatattttttttattaattaagaatcctgtacttaatatttctacagaagggttttttgataagtgcagtattttattagaaaatcgtaaaaatataatatctggTTATTTTCCGGGCGACAGGCGGCTCGCGGCAGACGGCCAGAGGCCTTTGTACGGGGAACTTGTGTCGCTCGTCATCgcacgctgctcttgcttacgcgcaaatctatttactttttttaatccaagataggcatGAAAATGTAACAGGCAGACAGACTTACTtttgaattttgcaattgtatttacttcaaataaaaaaataatttaaattattaattttgagctgtgtaaatgtaaagctgcttagtttgtggtctaagatccgaacctaaagtAGATCTTCTCCGagccgataatagaataaaatataaatttagtatatctatacaaataaaattggagcggctgtttttaatattaaaataaccgctttttactaaattcatatggatgtatacacgatacatacacaaaaatagcattttgacattttttgtctgtctgtatgtctgtttgttccgcctaatctctgaaacggctagaccgattctgacgggactttcactggtagatagctgatagagtaaggagtaacttaggctacttttattttagaaatttatttattttataactgcgaactgaacaacaaataacaactagtaattaatataatgttatagcctaaatgatcgacacgacaagaagaaaattaaataataattatggatgatcacaacttgtacgcaagctcCTGGTATAGGAAACGGATCAATCGCACGTCCTaagtagtacaagctagagccggtagatggccgagtttaataacctttacgtaatactgatcaggtgaagtgcgggtgggtggggtgtggcaaagtctaaatgctcaaggtcattgagaagggggaACCTCTTAATTTGCATTATAATTTAgcaagtgaaataaaaaaaaaacaaatgtatattttgCTAAAAGTTGGGCTTCTGAcgatatttaaaatgattaatggaatgatatattctaaaataatttttcaaaatttatattattaaaagaatatcaaatattaattattatagacgaaaaaaagaaaaataggaAAGAAAAATTAGCAGTGTAACATTTACAGGCTGATATAATAGTTATTACACAGATATTAACTTAACTAGAAAATAATGTTGTATAAGTAGGCTTATTCATAATGCAACCTTTTCAAAATGTTTGTTTAAGGAATATCAATCTTGAGCCATGTACTAGTAGTCTTTGCCGCTATTTCCTACGTATATATTTACGTTTTCTCCATGATCTGGTTTGTATTCATCCGCTGCAGACAGACGGGTGATATTACGGCTGCGGCTGTGGTCTTCTCGCTTGGAACCAATAGTGAGACCTGGGCTACAAGGCTGACGTTCATGTTACTCTACAAGTGAGTTACTTGACTAAGCATTTTGTATTTTCGTATCTGTAGCTAAGCGAGATGAGTAATGTTATTTCAATGTTAGTAAGTTATGCAATTTTGCATTAGTTATTGTCGaagaaaaattgcaaaaaaataaaacagaaattgTTAGTTTGGTAAAAATAACTTGGATAATTTTTACAAGAAGTAGTAAAAATGGTCAAGTTGATGTTGTAAAGATCTATATGTTAAATAGTACAGATATATACCTAAATACggctaatgaaatattttaatttttatagagaaACTGTACAAGACATGGTACAAAAATATCTTGAGTGTGATTCTAAAGTTATTCAAGGGACTCTATTCTATATCAACTTGAATAAGAGACTTGTTGACATTAAAAAACGGGTGATGATGGCTTGGGGTTTCTTCGTAGCATTAGGTGTATCGTATGTTGCACAACCTCTTCTAACGCCAGGAAGACATTTTGCGGAGGACCTTTATGTGGTATACGGTGAGTTGGGATATTTTCTTGATAACGACAAATATTCTAggacttttgtttaaaaattacatttaatttggaAAGTTTCTTATATTATCATTGATTTGCGACTTTTTTAGATTTTTGCGAAATAAtttcttcaaattatttaaaactattactaTCTACAGGTCTGGAGCCAATGTTTGAATCGCCAAATTACGAAATAGCTCTTATCTCAGAATCAGTGACCGTATcagtttgtatttttatattagcaaATATTACCGCATTTATTGTACTCTTAATGGGATATATCGAAGCACAAATGCTTGCTTTGAGTGACGAGATGGTGAATCTTTGGGATGAAGGGGAAGAATATTATGAAGACTCGAAAGAAACAAATGTCATTTCAGCAAAAGATCATTTGAAGACGAAAATTATTAATGAGCACATAGCAAATCGTCtgaaagaaattataattttccatATTACCAATATCTCTCTACTAAAACAATTTGATGGAATATTCCGAATAACTTTGGCTATAGAATTTGGGCTAATAATCGTTGGGATAGTAGCAGAACTTCTTGGTCGTTTGGAAAATACGTACATAGAACTACCTTACACGTTTAttcaaatgtttattgattGTCTGATCGGTCAGAGATTGATTGATGCAAGTAACGTCTTCGAAAAGGCAGTTTATAATTGCAAATGGGAGAATTTTGATAAAGCAAATATGAAAACTGTTTTGCTTCTACTGCAGAATTCACAGAAACCGCTAACTCTTACTGCTGGAGGTTTGACGACGCTGGACTTTGTATGCTTAATGTCTGTAATAAAATCAACGTATTCATTTTACACAACTTTAAGGTCAAGAGttggttaaaatatatttcttttaatttctattttcttaAACACAAATGGctataactatttatttgtaGCACTTGTAATATGCACCTTCgacattttttacttattaatattacatattaaaaagacAGCAAAAgctattttgttattatagtaTCATGAAAGCttctcaataaaaatataacaaccaatttgtttcatttttttgtcCTTTTTTTTGTCCTGCAAGAAGGCTCTGCGGAAGGCTCGATTTGACCACATTGGCAGAATTGGGACTAGGCTTTCGTCACACCCACCTGGTAGTAAGGCCTTTTGGTCCCTGGCTAAGTCGGTTGAGTCGAACTTCTGTCGCCCCTCACTACCTCCACTGCTAAAACCCGATGGATCACTAGCCCACACCGCAGAGGAGAAGGCAAATCTATTTGCAAAACTCTTTGCGGAATCCTCATGTTTAGACTCAGGCAGCGCCACACCTCCAATTTCTTCGATTCGATGCGAGACGTCcatgtctgaagtccgaattcgtcaaaaagaggtccttaaaaCCTTGCGCAATCTGGACGTGAATAAAGCTGGTGGTCCTGACGGAATACCTGCCATAGTACTCAAAACTTGCgcacctgagttgtctccaatcctgacacgtctgtttcgtctctctctagcgacaggacaagtgccgaaagcctggaagcaagctaacgtgcagcctgtgcccaaaaagggcagtcgagctgaccctgtcaattacagaccaatttccataacgtccatactctgtaagagtatGGAACGTATACTGAATAATCGGCTTCTGGCACACCTTGAGGAGAACGATCTTCTTAGCGACCGACAGTTCGGTTTTCGCCGCAAGCGGTCCACTGGTGATCTTCTCGCGTATGCCACacacatttggagtgaggctatcgagaaacacggggaagccatAGCGGTCTCGCTCGACATCTCaaaggcatttgacagggtctggcacgatggccttattagcaaacttccctcatacggcctacccgcttctctctgtgtttggatatctgacttcctgagggatcgatcAATTCGCGTGGTTATAGACGGTTGCGAGTCCGATCGTTTGGTCATCAATGCCGGGGTCcctcaggggtctgtactctcggcaacgctattcttgctgcacatcaacgacctgctcaaacccgggacctttgggtatgcagatgacagcaccgttgtcgagcgttacatgtccgacgcacgagcgagtgggtctgagatccagttgctgagggaagccatgattcagcgtctgaacttgtcccttaaagccgtctctgattggggtgacgcaaatctggtcaagttcaatgcctctaagacccaggcgtgtcttttctcggcaaaacggagtcctttccaactgacgccctctttccgaggtgtgcccgtgcccatatccggccacctggagcttcttggcgttactctaacatccaccctcaattttggctcatacatagaggcaaaagctcaaacagctgccaaaaaactgggcgtcctctcgaaggtgagacagtacttaactccggaacagcttctgaatttatatcaagcacaagttcgatcatgcatggagtactgctctcatctttgggatggctcagccaagtaccagctggagcttcttgaatcaattgagagacgagccaggaggctcatcggtgacgatgcactggtcgccacaaagctgcaaagcttacatcatcggcgtagggtggccggcctgtcggttttttatcggatacacttcggagagtgtgcgcaagaactccatgacctgattcccccctcccccttccatcatcgtacaaccagacgctctgcgttacgtcacccttatatggtagatattccccctatacgcactaagcgattcgctagtacattcttgatccgtacggccaaagaatggaactctctaccagcgtctgtgtttcctgaaggctatgacctggggatctttaagtcgcgagtgaataggttacttctaggtaagcgtgctccatcttagaccgcatttcacttatcatcaggtgaaatagcggttaaacgccagcctatctatgtgtaaaaaaaaaaaaaattttttaatcttaattattagttttatacacgtatgtatatattatgtatatataaacgcgaacaTAGTCAACAATTGtagtatataactttttttacatgaaatactaaaacgtaaaacaaaaaaggGTGCTTGTCTCTTTGATAATATTTCGTCTAGAATCTTTGTTAGTGATCgaatgacaataataaaatatcgcaATAATAGAAATATGACAAAAGAGGAACTGCGTGATCGAAAGAGTTTATGTGGCGTGGCCATTTTTCTTCAGTGTTCGAGCCTGTCTTTTGTGACCCGGTGACCCGGTACGCTTTCACATTATATCacctattttttgtttttaaacttgAAATGAATTTTGAGTAATTGCTTTTGGGCCccatcttatatataaagttctcgtgtcacaatgttaattaaaatactcctccgaagcggctggatcgatttttatgaaattttgtgtgcatattggttaggtctgagaatcggacaacatctatttttcatacccctaagttataaggggggagggattaagggggttaataacagcTAGATAGTcagcttaatatatatatttatttatagcatttATATTGTAAAGTCAACTCTATAACACataacatgtaaataaataccttttgaaactattgattttattgaatcttaaaattaaactgacaaatctttatttttttatgtatattccgAGTAAATTGATTTCACAATAGATAAGTCTATATTGTGTCAGTGGACACAAGGAATCGATTGTGTAAACTGAAAAGAAATGCGTTAGACTATTCATAGAATTATTGTTGGCGAGGAACACTAACTTATAAAGACTAAAGgagaaatgtaaaataataacaaactgaggtagtttaactgaggtagggcacagcaggaatttcctgctcaaaatatggagcagcccgactggggtagtacctcgaccttagagaaaatcacagaaaaataatactgttttcaagcagtattgtgttcctgttggtgagtaaggtgaccagagcttctggagggattggggattgggtcggcaacgcgcttgcgatgcttctggtgttgcaggtgtctataagctgcggtaatcgcttaccatcaggtgagccgtgcgattgtttgccgacctagtgacataaaaaaaaaataacattttaatcaaaacacgataaactaaaatatactgTAACACTTTTTGCATGAGTCACGCACTCGTTattttcttgaaaataaaatttcaagcagtcatatttaataattctaCTCAATAAGTGCAGATAAATGCTACCAAAACCCGAAATTTGGCACAATTTTGGTTTTTCTATTTGGACATTGTCTTAAAACGACTTCAAATCTTTGGTGCTACATTGCAATTACATTCGAAAACTGTAAAAACATGAAAGTCAATATTTGGACGAATGTATGGACGAAGATTAGAAGATTTGGCCTGGACTACGACGATTTTCAGATCATGATGGACAATGTCGCTTTCCTATTGAAGATTTTGACAATTGATATTCACCAAAGTACTCCACGTAAGTGTGCTTTCAGTATTtttgaagtattatttagcgtATTATATACTGTATATTTCATAAATGTGTGAGTGCAGTCGATTGATTAATCTCTTTCGTAAATAGCGTTATATATAAGGTTTGAAAAACTAAAAGTGCACGCCtaataatcttattttttttttagtttattgctaattataaataaactacattGAATTAGACCGTGATCTTCAAAAGGACttagtctatacaaataactaaaataggagaatctgtttgtaatattaaaataaacgctttttactaaatgcat from Melitaea cinxia chromosome 15, ilMelCinx1.1, whole genome shotgun sequence includes:
- the LOC123660379 gene encoding odorant receptor 30a-like; this encodes MKISLGKFGLKHCDLPTMFDNVNFFLRLVSVNIDKNCNKRISILSHVLVVFAAISYVYIYVFSMIWFVFIRCRQTGDITAAAVVFSLGTNSETWATRLTFMLLYKETVQDMVQKYLECDSKVIQGTLFYINLNKRLVDIKKRVMMAWGFFVALGVSYVAQPLLTPGRHFAEDLYVVYGLEPMFESPNYEIALISESVTVSVCIFILANITAFIVLLMGYIEAQMLALSDEMVNLWDEGEEYYEDSKETNVISAKDHLKTKIINEHIANRLKEIIIFHITNISLLKQFDGIFRITLAIEFGLIIVGIVAELLGRLENTYIELPYTFIQMFIDCLIGQRLIDASNVFEKAVYNCKWENFDKANMKTVLLLLQNSQKPLTLTAGGLTTLDFVCLMSVIKSTYSFYTTLRSRVG